The sequence CTGTTGGGCATCCTGGGCACGAGTCCTCTCCTGGTTCCGCTTTAGAACACGAAagtcatgctctagctcaGCATTCCGGGTATGAAGATGCTCGTACTTCTCCGACATCTTAGTCATACTATCACGGAGGCGCTCCACTTCTGCCTGGAGAGAGGCGTCTCCCGGAGATTTCCTTCGGGAAGTACCCTCGCGGGGGGTCTGGTGCTGGGTATCGTGGCTATCCTCGGTCGGCATAGCAGGAtgtggggtgaagaagaggcgacggggcctgaggggtgaaggagccagctgggctgatagagaaagaagggattcaagtgtcgaattcccacagacggcgccaaactgttgatgctcaaaatggctcggccactatttgagtccaacttagtgattagaggtactaggtcttcagcagggaagagggctgaagCCCTTGGGTGAAATGGATTGGTAAGACctgcagaaggtaaaaagaggagaagcaaccgttaagcttcggacaccggtgtggtgccggccgaaggctctccgatgcctaagtcagttacaggtagtaattctggcagagtaacagtgaaAGTAGGGGAATGGTCTCTCtgttttacctgggtactgttccctatttatagggaagtgaaagtgggagctttgcacaaagttccaatgtgggactttgtgcaagccgttgtggtggcgacacgtgtcatggatattaggtttggcatttgggagcttcggcaggtgtccggcacctcggaagtgtgtcttccttcggcatgggagaaggcgtggttgccttggtgctagtcgctttgatgctgggtctgctcgaccttggaagtgtgtcttccttcggcatgggagaaggcgtggttgccttggtgctagtcgctttgtgGCTGGGACTGCTCGGTTCATCATGGTGTAAACAGAAGATATTACAGGTTCGAATCCCCTTTCCCAGATAAAAACAATATCACACTAACATAGTTACTAGTTCGGTGGTATTTCTTTTCACTGAGTTGGAAGATGCCCCAGATAAAAACAATATCACACTCAACTTTCGATTATTGTGTAGGTCATGGCATGGTGTTCCCCCGATgtcaagcttttgtttgtgCATGCACTGAAGAAAAACGAAGAGATGGTTGCCGTCACTGGATATGTCACCGACGATGCTCATGCACTACATCAGGTTTGAAAGcctttttacttcttttttcgtTGGCTCTTCCCTCCCGCCCCAAGTGATCTTGCATGCGTTTTAATGGTTTTTGCTTGGAATTTCGGTTACTTTTGATCTTGCCTAGGCTGACATTGGTTTTGCTATGGGTATCCGAGGGACTGAAGTTGCTAAAGAGAGTTCggatataattattttggatGATAATTTTGCTACGTGTGTAaaggtttgtttttgtaaGATAGATCCCAACATAATCTTGGCATATGCTTGAACTGAAagtgttttaattttgttgttaATTGAAAATAGTTAATGCTGATCATTATATAGCACTGGAATTGGTTAAATGGATGTAGGCTTTTAAATGGGGGCGATCTGTACATCCAAATACAGTTTATGCAGTTGCAGCTTACAGTCAATGTTGTAGCACTAACTACCAATTTCATGGCTGCAGTTTTCTATGGTCACGTCCCATTAAATGCTGTTCaggtaactctctctctctctctctctctctctctctctctctctctctctctctctgtgtttgtgttgctccttctctctctacttGTTACTAGAAGAATTGCAGTTGTGATTTAGGATTAGAGAATTAGATTGTTCAATTTATAAGTCTTTAGGTGAGGATGCACCTAATTAAGGATTCTTTTCTGCTTGTGCTTTGTACAGTTTCTCTGGGTGAACCTACTCATAGTAGCTCTTGTACCACTATCATTGGTTACTAAACCTCCAGCAGATGAACTGATGCCGGGACTCCTTGTCGAACCAGGGTAACATTTCTTTGATGATGGACATATCtgattaatttataaatacctaaccatgaAATTTTCATGATCCATGGTGATGACCTTCACTTTCTGCTGACATAGTTATGTTCTGTTCTTATTTTGATCAACATCTCttgaattttgagtttgcTAGCTAGTTAAACCAAATTGATGTTCTAATGGAATAATTTTTTACAGACAACCTCCTAAAAGATATGCGAAGTGGAAGAGACAGATTTTTCAGGTACATGGATGTTTTCTCTTGATTTCATGTTACCCAAAGTATTATTAGATTAATCCATGTAGTTTTCTTACATATATTTTTCGCATTCCGGTTGTCTTCCTCATAATTTGTCATTCTAAATTTGGTTTGGAAATTTCAGGGCGTGTACCAAATTGTTGCCATTCTTATCATCAATTTTCAAGGACAAAATTTACTGAAAAGTTATAACCGCGGTCATGCCATCAAAGTGAAGAACACAATGATATTTAATACATTTGTTGTTTGTCAAGTAAGTTAATTAGTCTTAACTCGTCAATCATAAGAAAGTAGTTTAACTAGGATCCCAGCAATATGAGATTTAATTAGCTTCCCCGTTTTGTCTAGCATGTGAAATGACAACGTTGATATGGCTGTTTCAATTGAATAGTTAGTTTTGGTCTAAAGTTCGagcatgatttttcattaattagcGCACTTTGAAACATACCTAGCTATTCGTGTAGTCCTCCTACTTCTCTTCCCAATCCTGGAATAAGTTCAAAGTTCGAATCGCGTTTCTCCTGTCtctaaaagaagaaaagagccATAGCCCTTCATGTGCCCTTCCAGATTGGATGAGATTATGTTACATTATGATTTCAATGGATctgaatttttcaaatgacAGATTATCCATCAAATGGAAGCTCGAAAGAAGGATATACTATCAAAGCCTAAGATCTGGATTACTTCAAACTATCTCTTTATGGGAATAGCAGGAACAATTCTCATAAGTCATGTTAGAAATATTtagtttgttttcttctttttttggtttttttgtttttcctttctagtCACTTGTCGTCTTGAcgaatttttcattttatgacaCTTTGGTTTCTGTGTTCTTCAGTTTATCATCATTGAGTTTCTAGGGAAAGCGTTCTCCACAGTGGCGCTTAACCAGAAAGAGTGGCAGTTTTCCCTCACTCTTGGGTTTGTCGAGTAAGTTCTATATGATTTTGGCATGTAGTAGAACAACCTGAACACTCCATAATCTTCTGTTGGTCGTTGATAAAAATCTCTATCTCTTGCAGAATGCTTTTTGCGATAATTTTATTCGTAAAGTACTTGACACACAGGAACTAGCAAAGCAGTTCAACTCATACAGCATTTGGTGAACTAGCAAAGCAGATCAACTCATACAGCATTCCAACACAAGCAACCGCAAAAGGATCTGTTTGTTTAGAATGCTTTAATTGTTATGTTTGTTTCCTAACTAGAGAACCTGTTTTACGGTCAATTAGGTTGATTAGTTTAATTCATCCATTTCTTCTCGGTTACAAAAGAGGTTCATTTTGTTACTTGATTTAAAGTCAGCATAGGCAAACGCTATCATCTGCTCAACTTTCCTATAATATTCCATGTCAATATCACGCCCAGGATTTCACATTAGAGGGGGCCAttcacaaaattttaaaaaataattagaggGTTCTTGTTTTATTCAGTGGCTCAAACGCTAACCggttaattagtttttttttaaagaaagcGATTGAAATGCATTAAAATATAGTAAAGGGATTACACTGGAAGGAGTCTAGGTTTCTAGGGTTTCTCTAGACTACGCTAGTGTGAGTCGGCCTATTGGCGCCGTTGACAGTTTTGCATTAaacttttctctttccttGGTGGGTGGGCGAAGAGTGTATGGTTATTCCAAGCATGTGGCAGTAATCTACCGTGGTGTGGAAAGGTGCTCGGTGTGTAGGTGCTGAGGGTTTCTCTAGAATACGCTAGTGTGAGTCGGCTTATTGGCCCCATCGACAATTTTGCTTTAAACTTTTCTCTTTCCCTAGTGGGTGGGCGAAGAATGTATGGTTATTCCAAGCATGTGGCAGTAATCTACCGTGGTGTCGCAAGGTGCTCGGTGTGTAGGTGCTGGGTTGTGTCAAATGGAAGAGTTTGCATCGGAGTTTGCTGCAAAGTTGGCTCTCACGGAGGATGATAAGCAACGAGAGTTGGTTGTTGAGTGGGGTTCTGTCTACTCGTTGAGAAAAACAAACTTCTTGCTCGTTGGGAAGTTGCTCACACAAAAGTCGTTTAGTGGTGAGATGCTCATGCGCACGATGACGGCCCTGTGGCCGCCAAAGGTTAAAGTACTGGCTAGTCAACTAGAGGAAAATCTCTTCATGTTCTCTTTTCCAACCAATAAAGAACGGTCACGCATTCTGAGTGGGGGTCCCTGGTCTTTCAACCGTTTTATTCTAGTTCTGGCGGTGGCTGACGATATAGTCCAACCTTATAAAATCCTTCTTGTAAAACAGAAGTTCTGGGTCCAGATAAAAGGTCTTCCGTTGGTGTATATGACCAAAGACATAGGCAAGCAAATTGGTGAAGCTTTGGGCGGGTACGCTGTTTCGGACCACTGTAAAAAGGGTGAGCATTGCGGGAACTACCTCCGAATTCGTGTGGGACTGGATGTTAGGAAACCTCTACGGTGGTGTATGCCGGTGTGAATTTCGGGCCGCAAAGTGGATACGGTGTGGGCAGATATTCGGTATGAAAAATTGCCAAATCTCTACTACTTATGTGGTACGTTTGATCATCTAGAGAAAGAGTGTCGTCTTTTCACTAGACAGGTACATGATGACTTGGCTAAACCCTATGGCCACTGGTTTCAAGAGGATATTTCTGCGCTCGATTACCGCCGTCCAACTGGGTGGCGTTTTGGACTGCCTTCGCAACCTTGGTCCATGTGTGCACCAGAGGCTGTCGGGGACGATGAGATGGCAGAGACGGCAGAGAGTACGTTTGGGCAAAATGACGACGAAATTAGGGCTGACTTGGATGGTCTGCTACCCAAAAGGAAGCTTCCAGTTTTAGGGCTATATCTAGGCATGATGAATTATGACTAATGTTGGCCTTCCTAATGAGGAGGATGCCGCTGGCGTCAACTTTCCCTTGCCAAACCTCAATCAAAAGCTTGATATCCCAGTGGATTGTGAATGATAGATATCTCGGGCCATTATTCCTTTTGAGCCGCAAAATATTTGTGATTTGGTCCCTCTACATGAAGAGTAGGGTGTATTACAAGGAAAAATCCCAAGATCTCATCAACCTTTATTGTCCCTAGCGGGAATATTTGAAGAAGATGGAAAAACCCATGGGGAGCCTTGCCCACCCCCAATGGGCGCGAAGGTCAATTTTGTGGGCCAGCTAGTTTGGACCCCAGTTTTGATGACCCGTCTAGGCTTGGTCCCATTATTCAGCGAATCTCACAGGAAGCCAAAGGTCCactatggaaaaaaaaaaaaactacctGTACATGTAAAGGAAATCGTAGACAGCGGGGTCTTCCTTTGGCTCAGAAGTTAATTCAAATGGAAAGAGGGGCTCTCAGAGTTTGTGGAGGTGTGAGAGTTTGGAATAAGCAGAAGTGACGTTGCATTGCTTTTGATTCATCTGCATGGCAACAGAGATCGGCGAAGGCTAACGAGGATTAGCCCCTCCTGGCATAATGAATCTCCTAAGTTGGAATTGCTAAGGGCTTGGGAACTGTAGAAACTGTATATTCGATTATGATACTTGAGATATTACAACcaatatttatacacaaactATAAGATATCTTCCTAGTGGTTACAATGAAACGGAAAATCCATTATATTCTAATAAAGACTAATAACAACATAACAGCTAAAACACTAATGTATTGTCATTGAAGACCCTTAACTATGGTAACTCACGTAACCCCTAACACTCCCCCGCAAACTTGACGCCAGAGAGGTGACAAGTTTGGAAATAAGAtgtgaaaagaagaaatataataaagatgaggaatggaaacaaaagaaaattcatcacATGAAAAGCAGAAAGGGATGTGTATAGAGAGAAAATAAGGAATATTTGAAGGGAATAAAGGGGTTAAGAGAGGGTGCAGCACAACAGTAGAGGATAGGAGGTGAAACCAACTTGGggcacaaagaaaagaaaacgagaGCATGGGCAAGTTTGAATTTCAAAGCACTATAGAAACAATAAGGTATGGGGAAGAAAACCACCGGGGAACAGAGAAGTAACAAAGAAAAGATTATTACAAGAGGATAGATGCCCATAtagattaaaataaatatggatgattgaacccaaaaaacaataataagaaataaaggaGGAAACCAAGTGAGacagagaaaggaaaagagagtgTGGGCAAAACACagagttaaattttttttccaaataaagatggaaaaaggagagaaagaaagagaggagaacACATGTTGAGCATAGATAGAGCGTGAGAGGCTGATACCAAGGCATCAACACAGTGATAGGGCTTGACTGGCCGATACCAAGTCCGCAACACAGAGGAAGAAACAGGGGTTGTGCAAAGGGAACACCGGCAGTGTAGCACGACAGAGAAGGCTCGGTGAGCATTGATGAGGCTCACAGAGGAAAGAGAGACGGCTCGGTGAGCAATGATAGACAACATCAACAAAGAAGGGGAAAGTATAGACACCATGAAAGAGAAACCATCATAAAtacgggagagagagagaacccaCGATTGTAGACTAGGATAAGGCTCGTGGAGGGAAGAGAGACAGCTCAGCGAGAGAGACGAAGAAGTGGAGAGAGATTTCAAGTGGAGAAACCAACGATAGAGAGGTGTGATCTTTGAGGGAAaggaaaagtttttttttgctctGTTTCAACAGAGAGAAGTGGCCCAACATTGATAGATAACAAGGGGCTAAGAGAAAGAGGACATTTGATAGAAAAAAAGGAATGAGTATTAGGGAGAGAGATTTCTTTCgcaacaagagagagagacatgaGAGGGATAAAAGCCGGTGAGGAGAAGACTTGGTGAGCGGTAACAAGGCTAGCAGAGGAAACAGAAATCTGGCCATCATGGCCAAGGGAGATAAATGGAGCTACCATGGGTTGCCACAAGAGAGCTCGATGGAGGAGACCATCCACAATGAAGACGGTGCGGTGGAGACACAAAAATAATGAGCTAACAGAAGAAAGGGTTGTAGTGGTAAAATAAAGGTGCGGCTACAGCTAAggtggaaagaaaaaacatattcatctttgagaaaaagagaggaaaaaaaacactatACATACAAACACCCTTATGGGTGAGGAGTGAGGAGCGCTAACAACTCTCAATGTTGGGAACTGGAGGATCGCTAGTTGGCGTTAGCCAttagctctgataccatgtagaAACTGTATATTCGATTATGATACTTGAGATATTACAACcaatatttatacacaaactATAAGATATCTTCCTAGTGGTTACAATGAAACAGAAAATTCATTATATTCTAATAAAGGCTAATAACAACATAACAGCTAAAACACTAATGTATTGTCATTGAAGACCCTTAATTATGGTAACTCACGTAACCCCTAACAGGAACCCTTGGATAGTTGAAGCGTTACGGGGACTTATTCGTAACGAGGATCCCAAAATTGTGTTTCTCTGTAGAACACGACGTTCATGAAATACTATGGAGTAGATTCGTATGAGCTTGGTTTTCGGCAAAGTATTGTTGCTGAGAGTTCCGGGGCTTCTGGGGGCTTATACTTAATGTGGACGGAGGAAGTAGCAGTGTTTTCTAGGTCGTTCCATCTCCATCACATTGATACAGAGGTCGAGATCTTAGGAGTACTGGGGCGCTGGCACCTTACTGGTTTCTATGGGCATCCTATTATTACTGATCGACATAAATAATTGGAGTTACTTGAGAGTCTGGGGGATGCCTCCTCTATGGCATGGTTGTGTATGGGCGACTTCAATGAATTTTATGGGCCGATGAAAAATTGGGCCGGCCTACACGGAACAATCTCCAAATGCAGGGTTTTAGAGACACCATTGACTATTACAGCTTGCAAGACTTGGGTTTTACGGGACCAAAGTTTACATGGTGGCAAAACAATCCTAAGGAAATCCGTGTTCACCTTGACTGAGCTTTAGCAAATGTTGAGTGGTCTGCTCGTTTCTCTGGGTCTATAGTAATGCATCTTAACCCCACCAAGTCTGACACTTACCTATTCGGATTACAATTAGTGAGCAAGTGCTCACCCATTCTAGGAGGCGACGTCGTTTCAATTTCGAGGAGATGTGGGCTGCTCATGAGTAATGCATTGACATTATCAGCGATGGGTGGCAGCGGTCTCACACAGGTTTAGCACCTTTTTCTGTTactaaaaaactaaaacatacTTGGATAAACTTATTGAGTTAAAGTAGGAGAACCTTTAGACAACTTCAGAATGACATTCGGGTAACACAGGCGAAGCTAGGTGATCTGCTCAAAACATCTTTTTCCTGACGTTTGGTTGAGGTATGCCAGGAGCATACAATTAGACTTGATTCATTAATGGCGAAGCAAGAAGTGTACTGGAGGCAGCATTCTCAAGCAATATGGTTGAAAGAGAAGAATACAATTGCAGGTATAGAAGACAAGGAAGGTAGATGGCATATGAATGCTAGCGGGATGAAGGGGGTAGTAATTGATTATTTCCAGACTCTTTTCACATCTAACCCCTCCACTGACCATGACGAGGTGATGGACATAGTTACAGAGGAGATGAACTCAACTTTACTGGCTACCTTCACGACAGAAGAGATCCGTGTAGCCCTTTTTCAGATGCACCATTCTAAAGCCCCTGGTCCAGATGGTTTTtcccatctttttttttttttttcaagattaCTGGGATGTTGTTGGCACTGATGTGGTTAGGGCTGTCTTATATTCTTTTGCAGATAGGTCGGCTACTCAAACGCATCAATTTTACCCATGTGGCTCTTATTCTAAAGGTTCTCGAGTCCAAGAATATGACACAGCTACATCCCCTTAGCCTCTGCAATGTGATTTACAAGATTGGTGCAAAGGTGCTTGCGAATAAAGTAAAGCAGATTCTTCCGACCCTGATTAGTGAATCGTAGAGTGCATTTGTCCCTGGATGTATGATCTGTGATAACTTTAGTGTTGCTTTCGAATTATTACACCTTATGCATAAGAAAACTACTGGGCGTAAGAGGTATCTAGTGATCAAATTGGACATGAGCAAGGCTTATGATCGGGTGGAATGGCGTTTCCTTGAAGCTCTGATGTTAGGGATGGGTTTTGTTGGCTAGTGGGTGAACTTGATTATGACTTGCTTGACGACAGTGTCGTATTCCTTCATCCTAAATGGCAATTCGGTAGGCTATGTGCTGCCGCAATGTGGATTGAGCCAAGGTGATCCTTTGtccccttatttatttttgttatgtgCTGAGGCTTTTTCTGGGCTAATCTTGCAGGCAGAACAGAGAAGGTTGATTCATGGGATAAGATTATGTCGGGCTCTGCCCATTATGAGTCATCTCTTCTTTACGTATGATAGTTTCTTATTCTTGCGAGCTAATAAGGGTGAATGCGAGCAGTTGCGTTTGATTTTTCAATGCTACGAAGCTGTGTCGGACATAAgattaatttggaaaaaagttGTGTCTCATTCAGCTCTAACCCTGAGAGTGATATTCAAGACTTTCTTGCTGCGGTTTTGGGGGTTAGGAGAGTGGATCAGCATGAGAAGTACCTTAGCTAACCCACCCATGTTGGTCGTTCTCGTGGACAGTGTTTTACCACTCTTAATGAGCGCATTTGGGGGAAAATTCAAGGGTGGAAAGAGAAACTACTGAGCTTTGTCAGTAAAGAGGTTCTACTCAAAGTCGTGGCCCAAGCTGTACCTATTTACATGATGAATTGTTTACTTATTCCCAAATATTTGTGTGaggaaagaaaacaacaaatgaCAAAATCTTGGTGGGGCGaacataattataaaaagaaaattcactGGTTAAGTTGGAATAAACTTTGCCCGCCAAAGCGGGAAGTAGGGTTAGGCTTTCGAAACGTCTATGCCTTTAATTTGACCCTCATAGCCAAACAACTATGGCGCTTGCATCGCAACCATAACTCCTTGGTTGCACGTCTCCTTAAATCCCGATATTAGAAACAATGTTCTCTGTGGGAAGCATCTAAGGGGCATTCTTCCTATTATATACGGCCCAGTTTATGCAGCCGGTA is a genomic window of Prunus dulcis unplaced genomic scaffold, ALMONDv2, whole genome shotgun sequence containing:
- the LOC117613167 gene encoding calcium-transporting ATPase 5, plasma membrane-type-like, giving the protein MAWCSPDVKLLFVHALKKNEEMVAVTGYVTDDAHALHQADIGFAMGIRGTEVAKESSDIIILDDNFATLLNGGDLYIQIQFMQLQLTVNVVALTTNFMAAVFYGHVPLNAVQFLWVNLLIVALVPLSLVTKPPADELMPGLLVEPGQPPKRYAKWKRQIFQGVYQIVAILIINFQGQNLLKSYNRGHAIKVKNTMIFNTFVVCQIIHQMEARKKDILSKPKIWITSNYLFMGIAGTILISHFIIIEFLGKAFSTVALNQKEWQFSLTLGFVE